From Saccopteryx leptura isolate mSacLep1 chromosome 3, mSacLep1_pri_phased_curated, whole genome shotgun sequence, one genomic window encodes:
- the LOC136398290 gene encoding olfactory receptor 2A12-like, whose protein sequence is MWMPPVENQTWVSEFILLGFSRDPTSNRILFIVFLLLYLSSVLGNGLIVSLICLDKRLHTPMYFFLCILSLLDTGYVTTTVPQMLVHLLAHSQTISFAGCWLQMYVFSALGLTECILFVVMAYDRYIAICYPLRYTVILNWGLCSRLAAGTWACGFFFSLIHTFFTMQLPYCGPNVINHYICDGPSVRSLACMDTHLIETVDLVISVFMVVAPISLILASYVRIARAILKIKSTKGRCKAFSTCASHLTVVSFFYGPSSYIYMRPNSNYSPEQDKQISLFYNVFTALLNPVVYSLRNKDIKGAFLKVMRWNRVTW, encoded by the coding sequence atgtggatgcctcCAGTGGAGAACCAAACTTGGGTGTCTGAATTCATCCTGCTTGGCTTCTCCCGAGATCCCACATCCAACAGGATCCTCTTCATTGTCTTCCTTCTGCTCTACCTGAGCTCAGTCCTGGGCAATGGGCTCATTGTCTCCCTGATCTGCCTGGACAAGCGTCTTCACActcccatgtacttcttcctctgTATCCTCTCCCTGCTGGACACAGGCTACGTCACCACCACTGTGCCCCAGATGTTGGTGCATCTTCTCGCTCATTCTCAGACCATCTCCTTTGCTGGCTGTTGGCTGCAGATGTATGTGTTTAGTGCCTTGGGCTTGACTGAGTGCATTTTATTTGTAGTCATGGCTTATGACCGATACATAGCCATCTGTTACCCTCTGCGTTATACAGTCATCCTCAACTGGGGCCTGTGCTCACGGCTGGCAGCTGGGACCTGGGCctgtggtttctttttctctctgatccATACATTCTTCACTATGCAGCTGCCATACTGTGGGCCTAACGTGATCAACCATTACATCTGTGATGGCCCCTCGGTACGAAGCTTGGCTTGCATGGATACCCACCTCATTGAGACTGTGGACCTGGTGATCAGTGTGTTCATGGTTGTTGCTCCaatttccctcattttggccTCCTATGTCCGTATTGCCCGGGCCATTCTCAAGATCAAGTCCACAAAGGGCCGCTGCAAGGCTTTCTCCACCTGTGCTTCCCACCTCACTGTGGTCTCATTCTTCTATGGACCATCCTCCTATATCTACATGAGGCCCAACTCTAACTATTCCCCTGAGCAAGACAAGCAGATCTCACTCTTTTACAATGTCTTCACTGCCCTGCTCAATCCTGTGGTCTATAGTCTGAGGAACAAGGACATCAAAGGGGCTTTTCTCAAAGTGATGAGGTGGAATAGGGTGACCTGGTGA